In Phyllopteryx taeniolatus isolate TA_2022b chromosome 8, UOR_Ptae_1.2, whole genome shotgun sequence, one genomic interval encodes:
- the LOC133481863 gene encoding high mobility group protein B1-like produces the protein MGKDPKKPRGKMSSYAYFVQTCRGEHKKKHPDASVNFAEFSKKCSERWKTMSQKEKGKFEDMAKQDKVRYDAEMKNYIPPKGQKMKRIKDPNAPKRPPSAFFLFCADFRPKVKGEHPGLSIGDMAKKLGEMWNSSSMENKQPYEKKAAKLKEKYDKDIVAYRTKGKVDSSSAAAAAAADDDEDEDEEEEGDDDEDDDEDDE, from the exons ATGGGGAAGGATCCAAAGAAGCCCCGGGGCAAAATGTCCTCCTACGCCTACTTTGTGCAAACGTGCCGAGGGGAGCACAAGAAGAAGCATCCCGACGCCAGCGTCAACTTCGCAGAGTTCTCCAAGAAATGCTCCGAGCGATGGAAG ACAATGTCCCAAAAGGAGAAAGGCAAATTCGAAGACATGGCCAAGCAGGACAAGGTGCGCTACGATGCAGAGATGAAGAACTACATCCCTCCCAAGGGACAGAAGATGAAGCGGATCAAGGACCCCAACGCCCCGAAGAGACCACC GTCTGCGTTCTTCCTGTTCTGCGCCGACTTCCGCCCCAAGGTGAAAGGCGAGCACCCGGGCCTGTCCATCGGCGACATGGCCAAGAAGCTGGGCGAGATGTGGAACAGCTCGTCCATGGAGAACAAGCAGCCCTACGAGAAGAAGGCCGCTAAACTGAAGGAGAAGTACGACAAG GATATCGTGGCCTATCGCACAAAGGGCAAAGTGGATTCcagctcggcggcggcggccgcaGCAGCGgacgatgatgaggatgaagatgaggaagaggagggagacGACGACGAAGACGACGATGAGGATGATGAGTAG
- the chrna10a gene encoding neuronal acetylcholine receptor subunit alpha-10a isoform X2: MDADDHFTGPMDTNVVIRHDGQIMWDSPAITKSSCKVDVSFFPFDAQQCRLTYGSWTYNGNQLDILNAMESADLADLVDNVEWEVLGMPAKRNVILYGCCADPYPDVTYTLKLKRRASFYVFNLLIPCVMISFLAPLGFYLPADSGEKVSLGVTVMLALTVFQLLVAEIMPPSENVPLIGRYYIATMTMITASTALTIFIMNIHHCGPDAKPVPKWAKKVILQYMARMCFVYEVGENCMSPQSEKREPPLVKNRDTNGLPGTRGEDRTFGMEAVRPVTTEGSEDLEESMERNPSNRYTSWKNGACVSADYEDSSSARRCRKAGVSDGDGYHRAPCDESLLLVPNVEYIANCYREQKATQKRSGEWKKVAKVLDCFFMWLFFIMVFFMSLLIMGKAI; this comes from the exons ATGGA TGCCGATGACCACTTTACTGGCCCCATGGACACCAACGTGGTGATCCGCCACGACGGCCAAATCATGTGGGACTCGCCGGCGATCACCAAGAGCTCCTGCAAGGTGGACGTGTCCTTCTTCCCCTTCGATGCGCAGCAGTGCAGGTTGACCTACGGCTCGTGGACCTACAACGGCAACCAGCTGGACATCCTTAATGCCATGGAGAGCGCTGACCTGGCTGACCTGGTGGACAACGTGGAGTGGGAAGTCCTTGGCATGCCAGccaaaagaaatgtcattttgtaCGGCTGCTGCGCCGACCCTTACCCCGACGTCACCTACACCCTGAAACTCAAGAGGAGGGCGTCCTTCTACGTCTTCAACCTGCTGATACCGTGCGTGATGATCTCGTTCCTGGCTCCGCTGGGCTTCTACCTGCCTGCCGACTCTGGAgaaaaagtgtccttgggcgtCACCGTGATGCTGGCGCTGACTGTCTTTCAGCTGCTCGTTGCAGAGATCATGCCGCCATCGGAGAATGTACCGCTCATCG GAAGGTACTACATCGCCACCATGACCATGATCACCGCCTCCACTGCATTAACCATTTTCATCATGAACATCCACCACTGCGGCCCGGACGCCAAACCTGTGCCCAAGTGGGCCAAGAAGGTCATCCTGCAGTACATGGCCAGAATGTGCTTCGTTTACGAGGTCGGGGAAAACTGCATGTCTCCCCAGTCCGAGAAGCGGGAGCCTCCACTGGTGAAGAACCGCGACACGAATGGCCTGCCAGGGACCCGCGGGGAGGATCGGACCTTCGGGATGGAAGCGGTTCGCCCCGTGACCACAGAGGGAAGTGAAGACTTGGAGGAGTCGATGGAGAGGAATCCCAGCAATCGCTACACCTCCTGGAAGAACGGCGCCTGCGTCAGCGCGGACTACGAAGACTCAAGCAGCGCGAGGAGATGCCGAAAAGCCGGCGTGAGCGACGGGGATGGGTACCACCGGGCCCCCTGCGACGAGAGCCTTCTGCTGGTGCCGAACGTGGAGTACATCGCCAACTGCTACAGGGAGCAGAAGGCCACTCAGAAGAGAAGCGGCGAATGGAAGAAGGTGGCCAAGGTGCTGGATTGCTTCTTCATGTGGTTGTTCTTCATCATGGTCTTCTTCATGAGTCTTCTCATCATGGGCAAAGCCATCTAA
- the chrna10a gene encoding neuronal acetylcholine receptor subunit alpha-10a isoform X1, with the protein MPALNVLQDERNQILTAYLWIRQAWLDAHLKWSKDDYDGLDTIRIPSSYVWRPDVVLYNNADDHFTGPMDTNVVIRHDGQIMWDSPAITKSSCKVDVSFFPFDAQQCRLTYGSWTYNGNQLDILNAMESADLADLVDNVEWEVLGMPAKRNVILYGCCADPYPDVTYTLKLKRRASFYVFNLLIPCVMISFLAPLGFYLPADSGEKVSLGVTVMLALTVFQLLVAEIMPPSENVPLIGRYYIATMTMITASTALTIFIMNIHHCGPDAKPVPKWAKKVILQYMARMCFVYEVGENCMSPQSEKREPPLVKNRDTNGLPGTRGEDRTFGMEAVRPVTTEGSEDLEESMERNPSNRYTSWKNGACVSADYEDSSSARRCRKAGVSDGDGYHRAPCDESLLLVPNVEYIANCYREQKATQKRSGEWKKVAKVLDCFFMWLFFIMVFFMSLLIMGKAI; encoded by the exons ATGCCAGCGTTGAATGTTTTACAGGATGAGCGAAACCAAATACTGACGGCCTATTTGTGGATCCGACAAGCGTGGCTCGACGCACATCTCAAATGGAGTAAGGATGACTACGATGGCCTCGATACCATCCGTATACCTAGCAGTTATGTATGGAGACCCGATGTAGTCCTATATAACAA TGCCGATGACCACTTTACTGGCCCCATGGACACCAACGTGGTGATCCGCCACGACGGCCAAATCATGTGGGACTCGCCGGCGATCACCAAGAGCTCCTGCAAGGTGGACGTGTCCTTCTTCCCCTTCGATGCGCAGCAGTGCAGGTTGACCTACGGCTCGTGGACCTACAACGGCAACCAGCTGGACATCCTTAATGCCATGGAGAGCGCTGACCTGGCTGACCTGGTGGACAACGTGGAGTGGGAAGTCCTTGGCATGCCAGccaaaagaaatgtcattttgtaCGGCTGCTGCGCCGACCCTTACCCCGACGTCACCTACACCCTGAAACTCAAGAGGAGGGCGTCCTTCTACGTCTTCAACCTGCTGATACCGTGCGTGATGATCTCGTTCCTGGCTCCGCTGGGCTTCTACCTGCCTGCCGACTCTGGAgaaaaagtgtccttgggcgtCACCGTGATGCTGGCGCTGACTGTCTTTCAGCTGCTCGTTGCAGAGATCATGCCGCCATCGGAGAATGTACCGCTCATCG GAAGGTACTACATCGCCACCATGACCATGATCACCGCCTCCACTGCATTAACCATTTTCATCATGAACATCCACCACTGCGGCCCGGACGCCAAACCTGTGCCCAAGTGGGCCAAGAAGGTCATCCTGCAGTACATGGCCAGAATGTGCTTCGTTTACGAGGTCGGGGAAAACTGCATGTCTCCCCAGTCCGAGAAGCGGGAGCCTCCACTGGTGAAGAACCGCGACACGAATGGCCTGCCAGGGACCCGCGGGGAGGATCGGACCTTCGGGATGGAAGCGGTTCGCCCCGTGACCACAGAGGGAAGTGAAGACTTGGAGGAGTCGATGGAGAGGAATCCCAGCAATCGCTACACCTCCTGGAAGAACGGCGCCTGCGTCAGCGCGGACTACGAAGACTCAAGCAGCGCGAGGAGATGCCGAAAAGCCGGCGTGAGCGACGGGGATGGGTACCACCGGGCCCCCTGCGACGAGAGCCTTCTGCTGGTGCCGAACGTGGAGTACATCGCCAACTGCTACAGGGAGCAGAAGGCCACTCAGAAGAGAAGCGGCGAATGGAAGAAGGTGGCCAAGGTGCTGGATTGCTTCTTCATGTGGTTGTTCTTCATCATGGTCTTCTTCATGAGTCTTCTCATCATGGGCAAAGCCATCTAA
- the LOC133481862 gene encoding post-GPI attachment to proteins factor 2-like yields the protein MIADSYGYERPLVIRISFTACALGTVSLPLLALVICVLISSVFHFEDSTGTHCKVPNYLPSISASISLSPERHIWRFCVGLHSAPRLLVAFTYFKFYQVRFSARLPERSLAYLSLAFSVSENLGLLLLTYVSSNETYYVHKEGFILFILSSFIYMLITCRLWKAVKKCSLNPEDAKSHHWKVRFLLLKLCFCAFAGFFYIKHNLYCESGSYTLFALFEYLVVFSNMAFHLTAAWDFRSREVMIISSSEDKNF from the exons ATGATAGCGGACTCGTACGGCTACGAGAGGCCTCTGGTCATCCGCATCTCCTTCACCGCGTGTGCCCTGGGCACCGTCAGCCTGCCGCTGTTGGCCCTTGTAATCTGCGTCCTCATCTCCTCCGTCTTTCACTTTGAGGACTCCACCGGCACACACTGCAAG gTTCCCAACTACCTGCCGTCCATCAGCGCCTCCATCAGCCTGAGCCCCGAGCGCCACATCTGGCGCTTCTGCGTGGGCCTGCACTCTGCGCCCAGGCTCCTGGTGGCCTTCACCTACTTCAAGTTCTACCAGGTGCGCTTTTCCGCCCGGCTGCCCGAGCGCTCGCTGGCCTACCTCAGCCTGGCCTTCTCCGTCTCCGAGAACCTCGGCCTGCTGCTGCTCACCTACGTGTCGTCCAACGAGACCTACT ATGTCCACAAGGAAGGCTTCATCCTCTTCATTCTGAGCTCGTTCATCTACATGCTCATAACGTGTCGCTTGTGGAAGGCCGTCAAGAAGTGTTCGTTAAATCCCGAG gatGCCAAATCCCATCACTGGAAAGTGCGTTTCTTACTCCTCAAATTGTGCTTCTGCGCTTTCGCCGGATTCTTTTACATCAAACACAACTTGTACTGTGAGTCGGGGA GTTACACATTGTTTGCCCTGTTCGAGTATCTCGTCGTCTTCTCCAACATGGCCTTTCACCTCACGGCGGCGTGGGACTTCAGGAGCCGCGAGGTGATGATCATTTCCTCCTCCGAGGACAAGAACTTCTAA